From one Eucalyptus grandis isolate ANBG69807.140 chromosome 9, ASM1654582v1, whole genome shotgun sequence genomic stretch:
- the LOC104418191 gene encoding iron-sulfur assembly protein IscA, chloroplastic: MAFSAAAISCRPPLRAAPGCSTAAAATATATAVSFPGGPVSLRLRSSGAGRRRSAPIRSASVSAAPASEQLKPAISLTDNALKHLNRMRSERSEDLCLRIGVRQGGCSGMSYTMDFENRENARPDDSIIEYNGFVIVCDPKSLLFLYGMQLDYSDALIGGGFSFTNPNATQTCGCGKSFAAEM; this comes from the exons ATGGCGTTTTCCGCAGCAGCCATCAGCTGCCGCCCTCCTCTCCGCGCCGCGCCCGGTTgctcgacggcggcggcggcgacggcgacggcgacggcggtgtCCTTCCCTGGCGGTCCGGTTTCCCTCCGATTGCGCAGCTCCGGCGCCGGCCGGAGGAGGAGCGCCCCGATTCGATCGGCTTCCGTTTCGG CTGCGCCAGCTTCTGAACAGCTGAAGCCTGCCATCTCCCTCACAGACAATGCTCTGAAGCACTTGAACAGGATGAGATCTGAGCGCAGTGAAGATTTATGTCTCAGAATTGGTGTCAGACAAGGTGGATGCTCTGGCATGTCTTACACAATGGACTTTGAGAACAGGGAAAATGCAAGGCCTGATGACTCCATAATTGAATATAACGGTTTTGTTATAG TTTGTGATCCAAAGAGCCTTCTCTTCTTGTATGGAATGCAGTTGGACTACAGCGACGCTCTGATTGGTGGAGGCTTTTCATTTACAAATCCAAATGCTACCCAAACATGCGGTTGCGGCAAATCCTTTGCTGCAGAGATGTAA
- the LOC104418192 gene encoding pentatricopeptide repeat-containing protein At5g42450, mitochondrial — protein MKPIIGRATLALALLSPSKFKQSNLAFRSNPRKRFIDPPEAYSTNATPPAGPGIDPPSRALHLFDELSDWDVVSASALLGRCARGHRHDEVIRLFSRVLASSIRPNEFTFGTAVHSSVVLGDVRVGKQLHACAMKMGLHSIVFVGSAVLDAYAKLSTLDEARRAFEDTREPNVVSYTTLISGYLKKGSFGDALALFENMPEKNVVSWNAVICGHSQAGHSEEAVNLFIRMLREGFMPNESTFPCALTASANIAALGIGRSFHGFAIKCLGKFGVFVANSLISFYAKCGSMEDSLLVFDKQVGKNRVSCNAVICGFAQNGEAKEAINFFETMRTTGFEPNGVSYLGLLWACNHAGLVDEGYSYFNKGRLENPTMLKSEHYACMVDLFSRCGRFKEAEDFLKDLPFDPGIGFWKALLGGCQIHSNFELGELAAQRILALDPKDVSSYVMMSNAHSVAGRWQSVSTLRKDMREKGMMRVPGCSWIEIKNKNHVFVTGDRNHIQEVDIYMVLRIFIEHLKEMEALSLENEFLS, from the coding sequence ATGAAACCCATCATCGGTCGAGCGACACTGGCGCTAGCGCTGCTCTCTCCTTCGAAATTCAAGCAATCCAACCTCGCATTTCGCTCCAATCCTCGCAAGCGTTTCATCGATCCGCCAGAAGCTTACTCCACAAATGCCACTCCCCCAGCCGGTCCCGGGATCGACCCGCCGTCGCGTGCCCTCCACCTGTTCGACGAATTGTCCGACTGGGACGTCGTCTCGGCTTCGGCCCTGCTCGGACGCTGCGCTCGTGGCCACCGCCACGACGAGGTGATCCGTCTCTTCTCCAGGGTGCTCGCTTCGAGTATCAGGCCCAATGAGTTCACGTTCGGCACCGCGGTTCACTCATCGGTTGTGCTCGGAGACGTTCGCGTGGGGAAGCAGCTCCACGCTTGCGCGATGAAGATGGGCCTCCACTCGATCGTGTTCGTGGGCAGTGCGGTCTTGGATGCGTATGCCAAGTTGAGCACTCTCGATGAGGCTCGCAGGGCTTTCGAAGATACCAGGGAGCCCAATGTGGTATCCTACACGACTTTGATAAGTGGGTACCTGAAGAAGGGTAGCTTTGGTGATGCTCTAGCTCTTTTCGAGAATATGCCGGAGAAAAATGTGGTCTCTTGGAACGCGGTGATTTGTGGCCATAGCCAAGCTGGTCACAGCGAGGAGGCTGTCAATCTATTCATCAGGATGCTGAGGGAAGGGTTTATGCCCAATGAATCCACTTTCCCATGTGCGCTAACGGCATCTGCCAATATTGCAGCTCTTGGGATAGGCAGAAGCTTCCATGGCTTTGCAATTAAGTGCTTGGGTAAGTTTGGCGTGTTCGTGGCCAACTCATTAATTAGTTTCTATGCCAAATGTGGAAGCATGGAAGATAGTCTTTTGGTTTTCGATAAGCAAGTGGGGAAAAATCGTGTTTCATGCAATGCTGTGATATGTGGTTTTGCACAGAATGGGGAGGCAAAGGAAGCTATTAACTTCTTCGAGACAATGCGGACCACGGGATTCGAGCCTAATGGTGTTTCCTATCTTGGTTTGTTGTGGGCTTGTAATCATGCAGGACTTGTCGATGAGGGCTACTCCTACTTCAATAAGGGAAGATTAGAGAACCCCACCATGCTAAAATCAGAGCACTATGCCTGTATGGTTGATTTATTTTCTCGCTGCGGGCGTTTCAAAGAAGCAGAagattttcttaaagatttGCCTTTTGATCCAGGAATTGGATTTTGGAAGGCATTGCTAGGAGGCTGCCAAATTCATTCTAATTTTGAATTGGGGGAACTGGCAGCTCAAAGGATTCTGGCTTTAGATCCTAAAGATGTATCATCCTACGTAATGATGTCTAATGCCCATTCTGTTGCTGGTAGATGGCAGAGTGTCTCGACTTTAAGAAAGGacatgagagagaaagggatGATGAGAGTCCCTGGTTGCAGCtggattgaaataaaaaataaaaatcatgtattTGTAACTGGGGATAGGAATCATATCCAAGAGGTTGATATCTACATggttttgagaatttttatcGAGCATCTGAAGGAGATGGAAGCTTTGAGTCTTGAGAATGAATTTCTTTCATAG